In Pyrus communis chromosome 11, drPyrComm1.1, whole genome shotgun sequence, the sequence gatgaatgaaataatgtgATATGATGCACGTGGTGCAAGGTTTTTCTCAAACGCCTTGTGATTGATTGTAGCATTATGAAATGCGGTTAGTGTTTCTCCATGAAGATATTGATacagagatttacatgtaagttctcgaagaattacatggactggttcaaataatTCCAAACCAGGGAACACTATCTCAACTTGTTTAAGGCGTGCACTTATGGATTAAAGCAATCCGACGaatgtggtatacccgtctaaatgattatttgatcagctAGGGATATGAAGTATGCCCTTGTGTgataaactatgaagtcttattccgaattgctagagttacagtttatgtcaaATGACATgcatctcactaagactctagaaGAGCTTCAGAAAACTGTCTCACTTAAAGACGAAATTTGAGATGATGGATCTTGAGAAAACTCATCTTGACTTGAAGTTTAAGCGTTGTTTTGACGATACTTTGGTCTACCAGTCAAACTACACCCTGAAGGTGTTACCTTTAAGTATACCTATGATCTTCCATACACTATATGCAAATAAGACctttgaagaggttatggaatccgaaattccatatctaagttcaactttgcgctttgttgtacttagctcattgcgTTAGAATAGGACGTCTCCTTCgttgttgatctattggtaaagatgcagtACTGCGCTTACATgcaaccactgaattggtattaaagacgtttTTCCGATACCCTGAAAGGTACTACGGATTTTGGCTAATCCCAAAGCATCTCAAGAAGATTCGACCCCTTGATCCTCAGAATGATATTTGCCTTGTTGTTATATTGAtgctggttacttatcaaacttgCACAAGGCAAATcccgaatggttatgtctttaccgttagggatatcacaatatcttggaggtctacaatatgaccttagttgcaaaATCTTCGAACTATCCCAAGACTCACTTTACTTCACTACGCCACACGTGAGACATGGTTGAGAGCCCTTGTtaagcatattcgaagtacttgctgtTTTCATCCATTGTTGAGTCCCGACGACGAGCCATGAAGACTATTTTGCATGTATCAACCTGACCAAGATATGATACATTCACAAAGTCAACGTCAAGACATATTGTGTCTACATCACATTAGCAAAGCattaggagattgaagtcatgcaagccgatcccagacaaccttgccgactTGTACACGACATCACTACcaaagtcaaccttccagaagcttgtccaaggaattggtatgcctaactattcatatgcaatgcttatagttctcatttggaagttttgtcaaactcaaaGGGAGTATCCAGAactatactcacttgatcttaatgtactctttttccctacaattaggagcatttttcccattgggtttttgctacctaactaggttttgatgaggcacccatcctgggctggTTATACCCTTGTGAAATCTTCCACTTACGTCTAGAAGACgtttagttttgacttaatgcaacttctcatttttctccttagtgtatgggtttttctcccttgtgggttttaccatagcaggttttgtgagttttacttttcATGCATTCTTCCGTTAATTTGAGACTCATATTCGTTCATTGTGctgatgacttcatcaactgaacTTACTTCATCGTTGAAGACCTGATGCACCATttatttgagtatttacacactcaagggagagtgttgcagtcctattagtttaggaatgtgattgtgtaaatcctactGTAGCTagggatatcttggaatattccctagggttagatattatcctattagagttgtaatcctattaggataagtatttaaccttccctactataaataaaggcacaatggggtgagataacacacatctctctctttctctctactattgccgcatCCCCTCTCTCTAATCTCCATAATAGTTTagtaaattaggcctacaacacaaCAAGCTTAATGACAAATGGTAAAATgcccattaattttttattaacactATTTTAAACACAACGGGTATATTTCAAAATACCCGTTACTCGGACTATACTTTTACGCATACATTTTTTGGATGAAATAGAAATGACTCCAATTGTGCTAATTTTAACACAATCTTAATAGATGgcacaaaaataattattaacatgtcatttatttaaaaataagagGAAATCTGTTgcatagcattttttttttttttttgtttgttgagaaAACACATGTAGAGGGGGATGTAACACGAGGAATTCCTAGGAGTTCACCCATCCTAATACTACTTTTCGTCTAAAttcacttaactttggagttttgATGAAATCCGATGTATGAGAGATAGTACGATCCATTATGTTGTACAACTTGAATTTGACATGAGGCTTGAAATTAGAGGAAGATAAAAATGGGAGGGGGAATAAAAGGAAAGGTAACCAAGGCCCAGTCATTAGAAATTTGGCCCAAGAGGCCCAGTTATGCATTTTCTATCATACATACATGTCACACTCCAACTAAGGCACATCTTAAAAGGAAAATACATACATTTCTCGTTGCAAACAAATTATAGTTTGACatgtgtaaaataaaaaaaaaatctttccttTTGTGAATGTTAACGAGTCGGACTATATTTTGTAAGCAAGGAGCATGTACTTCTTCCATGTAAGGAGTCGATCAATATTCTATCCGACAAGAAGTTTGCAATATGAGTCACAAAACCGACACCTGAGGCCAGTTCGacacattcttcacatccaaATAAAACACCATCCAGTCAGCCAAAGTATCATCCAAATTTAAGAAAACCAAAACTCAGTTTAAAAGATGGAGATGTGAGAAACCAAAAACGGAAATCTTACAATTTTTCACCTGCATTTTATTCACCACCAAAAAACACAGAAGCTAATCCATGCCCACACCCAGTTTTTTGCTCATCAAATCAATCTCCAAAGAACCCTAAATGCCACTCCGCAGATTCACAGGTGAAAAAGGTGGGCAGGAGAGACTGTATTCGAAATATTCCCTTTTAACATActaacataaacaaaaacaagcaAATTTCACAGCCCACAACAAAAATATCCAGCGTTGGCTTAACCAGACTGTTCTTGTACAGGTTCTGGGGAGGATGGAGAAGCTGGCAGAGAACCCACTTGTTCCGGGGAATCTTCTGAAATCTTTGTATTGGAGTTTTGGTAGTTGTTGCTCACTGGTTTTTTGACCCCATCAGGAGATTTTGATGGTATGGAAGGGGATGTCTCTAGTCCATGAGCCACTGGCCAGCCTCTTGGATAACTTAGGAGAGATGAATCAAGCACTGGCATCGCCTGCATACCGAAATTATAGCTAGCAGATTGTTCCATGTAGGGATGATCAAATCTGCAAGTCGGTCCATACTTGCAGATTCCATACATTATGAAGTATGAGCATGCAGGTTGCCCCTGCACATACCCACACATTAACACGAGGCTCGTTAATGAACAAAGGAATAATGGTAAAAGAAACATTGAAGCATTCTCTGAATTGTTTATAAGAACTGAACGCACTGACCAATGTAGATATCACAGTGAACTAGAAACAGAACTTACAGGTCTCGAAGGAAGCCCAAGTGGGCTTGCAGCAGATTCTGCGATCCTTTCTTTGGGGTGATGGTATTTGCAATCTATTCCATATTTGCACGTCCCAGTATTCATAAAGTACCGGCATTCAGGCTGATCAGGCCTCTGTGGGAGACTTGGACTTGACAAATGAACCTGCCCGTTGGAAGCTGACTCTCCCTGAGTTCTAGAGTTGTATGTGAGGTTGGATCCAAGAATACCAGTGGAAGACACAGGGCTCATGTTTCCCTATTAAACAGATAAAAGCATGTTTATTCAAAGAAGCATTTAATGCACCAAAACCTCTTTAGTCCACggtaaattaaaagaaatcaaCAAACAGGCCTTTCTGAGCATCCATATCAGCTTAAAGGACGAATCTTAAAGACTTTGTGCAACATAAAGAACAAATTCTAAGGATAAAGGACAAATAATTGTAAAACATGACAATGTTAGCCTACAAGTTAATGAGAAGCAAAAATTCTTCATTGATCGGGatagaaagaaacagaaagaaGCAGGGTGCAGCATCAATGACAGTGCACCATGGTAACCCACTGTTTTTGACAGATGACTAGTCAACGAACTTTTAAGACAACATAAACTCTTCGTACTAATCAACGCACCAGTGTCAACTGAACTAGATTATCTTTGCAGTGTACACCCAGAGAAGAAAAAGGCCATATCCAAGTTTAATACAACTTAATATACCAGACAAAACATTTCCTCGCAAATGCATGGCAGTTACTGTGAACATAATAAATGTGATGTCAATCTTTTGTTATATTAAAGAAATAATACACTAACCACATAGGTGTTCCATCCATGGGCAGGCACAATGCCTTGGGGCGGAAGAACAACAGGCATGTAAGACTGAGGAGTCTGTAAACGCGGGCCTGATACATACGGCGCTCTTGGAAATGACCATGCAGAAACTCCACCTACATAAGGTACACCTGAAGAAGGCACAACTGCTGAGCTTGCAGATCCAAAAGCAGGTAAGACAGTGCCCACTGACTGAGGCTGAGGATGATGAAACTTGCATGCAGGTCCAAATTTGCACGATCCAGTTCGCATGTAATAAGGACATGATTTTTCTTCCTGAAAAAAT encodes:
- the LOC137708206 gene encoding zinc finger CCCH domain-containing protein 3-like; amino-acid sequence: MSLVGEAEKSRGKQHKGRVHANSVVPPMPDARQALKNAVPNQSDGNVEDAFWRLTINDNQDRGSVAQANSYPDRPGEPDCIYYLRTGLCGYGSNCRFNHPKYASQGNQYNGELPERVGQPDCGYFLKTGTCKYGSTCKFHHPRDRRGAGPVLFNVLGLPMHQEEKSCPYYMRTGSCKFGPACKFHHPQPQSVGTVLPAFGSASSAVVPSSGVPYVGGVSAWSFPRAPYVSGPRLQTPQSYMPVVLPPQGIVPAHGWNTYVGNMSPVSSTGILGSNLTYNSRTQGESASNGQVHLSSPSLPQRPDQPECRYFMNTGTCKYGIDCKYHHPKERIAESAASPLGLPSRPGQPACSYFIMYGICKYGPTCRFDHPYMEQSASYNFGMQAMPVLDSSLLSYPRGWPVAHGLETSPSIPSKSPDGVKKPVSNNYQNSNTKISEDSPEQVGSLPASPSSPEPVQEQSG